Proteins from one Halopseudomonas pelagia genomic window:
- a CDS encoding sodium:proton antiporter translates to MEWVGAITAGIMAALGVWMMLDRHLMRVVLGIAVLGNAINLGVLSAGRFSGSEAAFTFAGQGIPDAANPLPQALVLTAIVIGFALFVFALAVLKRTHELHGDKDTDRVSQVTEEPAPDEDEEQSPPQDEEGKA, encoded by the coding sequence ATGGAATGGGTCGGCGCCATTACCGCGGGCATCATGGCCGCGCTGGGGGTATGGATGATGCTGGATCGGCACCTGATGCGGGTGGTGCTGGGTATCGCCGTACTGGGTAACGCGATCAATCTTGGCGTGCTTAGCGCGGGCCGTTTTTCCGGCAGCGAAGCGGCTTTCACCTTCGCTGGTCAAGGCATACCTGATGCGGCCAACCCCTTGCCGCAGGCCTTGGTGCTCACGGCTATCGTTATCGGTTTCGCCCTGTTTGTGTTTGCTCTCGCGGTGCTCAAGCGGACCCACGAGTTACACGGTGACAAAGACACCGATCGGGTCAGTCAGGTAACCGAGGAGCCGGCACCTGATGAAGATGAAGAGCAGAGCCCGCCGCAGGACGAGGAGGGCAAGGCATGA
- a CDS encoding CPXCG motif-containing cysteine-rich protein translates to MQAIDEALLQCPHCGETISLLLDLTGGTQTYVEDCQVCCQPIQVHLWIDPNEDDYHVDLRREQD, encoded by the coding sequence ATGCAGGCGATCGATGAAGCACTTTTACAATGTCCCCACTGTGGTGAGACCATCAGTTTGCTGCTGGATCTGACCGGCGGCACACAGACCTACGTGGAGGATTGCCAGGTCTGCTGCCAACCGATTCAGGTGCATCTGTGGATAGATCCTAATGAGGACGACTACCACGTGGATCTGCGCCGGGAGCAAGACTGA
- a CDS encoding glycine zipper 2TM domain-containing protein yields MRKHIVLTCLLGSLLVLGGCASKLTGDTYSREDARAPQTVRMGTVESVRPVQIEGTKTIIGPAAGAAVGGIAGSSVGGGRGSMIAGVIGAVVGGMAGAATEEGVTRSQGVEITVTEDDGQTRAFVQEAVDNVTFAPGDRVRVLTVNGESRVSK; encoded by the coding sequence ATGAGAAAGCACATTGTCCTAACCTGCCTGCTCGGATCACTGCTCGTTCTGGGTGGCTGTGCCTCCAAGCTGACCGGTGACACCTATAGCCGCGAGGATGCTCGAGCGCCACAGACTGTGCGCATGGGTACAGTTGAATCGGTGCGGCCAGTTCAGATCGAAGGTACCAAAACCATTATCGGGCCAGCGGCAGGCGCTGCGGTGGGTGGTATCGCCGGCAGCTCGGTGGGCGGCGGCCGTGGCAGCATGATTGCTGGCGTAATAGGTGCTGTGGTCGGTGGCATGGCTGGTGCGGCCACTGAAGAGGGCGTAACCCGCAGCCAAGGCGTTGAGATTACCGTCACCGAAGACGATGGCCAGACTCGCGCCTTTGTTCAGGAAGCGGTTGATAATGTGACTTTCGCACCAGGCGATCGCGTTCGCGTCCTCACCGTGAACGGCGAGTCGCGCGTCAGCAAATAA
- a CDS encoding monovalent cation/H+ antiporter subunit A — MTLALIVLLPLLGSLLPLLTVRYGRSLCALATMLAPVIGLFLLWELAPVVFDGGVVVQSWPWLSQIGLNLSFRLDGLGFLFALLIQGIGILVILYARYYLSKRDPMGRFFAFLLLFMAAMLGVVLSENMLLMMFFWELTSLSSFLLIGYWSHSTDARKGARMALAVTGGGGLALLAGVLLLGQMVGSYELTDVLAAGDLIRSHALYPVVLVLILLGAFTKSAQFPFHFWLPHAMAAPTPVSAYLHSATMVKAGVFLLARFYPALSDTDLWFFLVSVTGMITLLIGACTALFKHDLKGLLAYSTISHLGLITLLFGLDTQLAAVAAVFHIINHATFKASLFMAAGIIDHETGTRDMRRINGLWRFMPHTATLAMVAASAMAGVPLLNGFLSKEMFFTETLEQNQFGDFSWVIPLVATLAGIFSVAYSLRFIHDVFFNGKPFNLPKYPPHEPPRYMKVPVEILVALCLLVGLLPAFTVGSLLAVAASATIGGELPYYSLAMWHGFNLPLIMSIVALGLGILLYAKRARVFELYERLPERDGKLVFEEVVQRLVRKAGQFTLLLENASLQRYLAWMLSAALVVSGYWLLQLPSLRGDVALSPVDGVTAVGALMLMIAAVATVIWHKQRLVALVMLSVVGLFVALAFARFSAPDLALTQLSVEVVTIILLMLALFFLPRLTPAESSGLRRTRDLGLAGMAGLLVSALSFAVMTRPYETIAGYFLENSVSGGGGTNVVNVILVDFRGFDTLGEVTVLAIAGVAIYALIDGLRLRIPDTDALGRPWSKDAHPFMLVNLSQVILPLALMVSAYIFLRGHNLPGGGFIAGLITAVALILQYVASGEKWTTERWGVNYHHLAGWGVIIAGLTGLGSLFWGYPFLTSSFGYFNIPLIGKTELATAMLFDLGVYLTVVGATLLILANLGKLSTGRATQEAD, encoded by the coding sequence ATGACCCTGGCGCTGATTGTGTTGCTTCCCTTGTTGGGGAGTTTGTTACCTTTGTTGACCGTCCGCTATGGCCGCTCGCTGTGTGCGTTGGCCACTATGCTGGCCCCGGTGATTGGGCTGTTCCTGCTATGGGAGCTGGCCCCCGTTGTGTTTGACGGCGGCGTAGTGGTGCAGAGTTGGCCCTGGCTGAGCCAGATTGGGCTGAATCTGAGTTTTCGCTTGGACGGCCTGGGATTCCTGTTTGCACTGCTGATCCAGGGTATCGGCATTCTGGTTATTCTTTACGCGCGCTATTACCTGTCAAAACGCGACCCGATGGGGCGCTTCTTCGCCTTCCTGCTGTTATTCATGGCGGCCATGCTCGGCGTGGTGCTGTCGGAAAACATGCTGTTGATGATGTTCTTCTGGGAGCTCACCAGCCTGTCATCGTTCCTGCTGATCGGCTATTGGTCACACTCCACGGATGCGCGCAAAGGCGCACGCATGGCGTTGGCGGTTACTGGCGGTGGTGGCTTGGCGCTGCTGGCTGGCGTGCTGTTGTTGGGCCAGATGGTTGGCAGCTATGAGCTGACCGATGTGCTGGCCGCGGGTGATCTGATCCGCAGCCATGCTTTGTATCCGGTGGTGCTGGTGCTGATTCTGCTCGGCGCCTTTACCAAATCCGCACAGTTTCCCTTCCATTTCTGGCTACCCCACGCCATGGCGGCGCCAACCCCGGTATCGGCCTATCTACACTCGGCGACCATGGTCAAGGCCGGGGTGTTTCTGCTGGCACGGTTCTATCCGGCACTTTCCGATACCGATCTATGGTTCTTCCTGGTCAGCGTCACCGGCATGATCACGCTATTGATCGGTGCCTGCACGGCGCTGTTCAAGCATGACCTCAAAGGCCTGCTGGCCTATTCAACCATCAGTCACCTCGGCCTGATTACGCTGCTGTTTGGCCTGGACACGCAATTGGCCGCGGTCGCTGCGGTATTCCATATCATCAACCACGCGACCTTCAAGGCCTCGCTGTTTATGGCCGCCGGGATCATTGATCATGAGACCGGCACGCGGGATATGCGCCGTATCAATGGTCTGTGGCGTTTCATGCCACACACCGCGACACTGGCAATGGTCGCCGCCTCGGCGATGGCGGGCGTGCCGCTGCTTAACGGTTTCCTGAGCAAGGAAATGTTCTTCACCGAGACCCTGGAGCAGAATCAGTTCGGTGATTTCAGCTGGGTGATTCCGCTGGTCGCGACTCTGGCCGGGATCTTCTCGGTGGCCTATTCGCTGCGCTTTATTCACGATGTGTTCTTCAACGGCAAACCGTTCAACTTGCCCAAGTATCCGCCCCACGAGCCGCCGCGCTACATGAAGGTGCCGGTCGAGATCCTGGTGGCCCTGTGTCTGCTGGTGGGGCTGTTACCAGCCTTTACCGTCGGCAGCCTGCTGGCAGTGGCGGCGAGCGCTACCATTGGCGGTGAGTTGCCCTATTACAGTCTGGCCATGTGGCATGGTTTCAACCTGCCGTTGATCATGAGCATTGTGGCGCTGGGGCTGGGCATCTTGCTGTATGCCAAACGCGCCCGCGTTTTCGAACTCTATGAGCGACTGCCCGAGCGGGACGGCAAACTGGTGTTCGAGGAGGTGGTGCAACGGCTGGTACGCAAGGCTGGGCAGTTCACCCTGCTGCTGGAAAACGCCTCCTTGCAACGTTATCTGGCCTGGATGCTGTCTGCGGCGCTGGTCGTCAGCGGTTATTGGTTGCTGCAGTTGCCATCCTTACGCGGCGACGTGGCGCTGAGCCCGGTGGACGGGGTCACCGCCGTCGGTGCCTTGATGCTGATGATTGCCGCGGTGGCCACAGTGATCTGGCACAAGCAGCGTTTGGTCGCCTTGGTCATGCTCAGTGTGGTCGGGTTGTTTGTGGCGCTGGCCTTCGCCCGCTTCTCTGCCCCGGATCTGGCCCTGACGCAGCTGTCGGTGGAGGTGGTGACCATCATTCTGCTGATGCTGGCGTTGTTCTTCCTGCCGCGGTTGACCCCGGCAGAGTCCTCCGGCCTGCGTCGCACTCGCGATCTGGGGCTGGCGGGTATGGCCGGTTTGCTGGTGTCGGCTCTGTCCTTTGCGGTTATGACCCGGCCATATGAAACCATCGCTGGCTATTTCCTGGAAAACAGCGTGTCCGGCGGCGGCGGCACCAACGTGGTCAACGTGATTCTGGTTGATTTCCGCGGCTTCGATACTCTGGGCGAAGTCACAGTGCTGGCCATTGCGGGCGTCGCTATCTATGCGCTGATTGACGGCCTGCGCCTGCGCATACCGGACACCGATGCGCTGGGCCGGCCCTGGAGCAAGGACGCCCATCCGTTCATGCTGGTTAACCTGTCCCAGGTGATACTGCCGCTGGCGCTGATGGTCTCGGCCTATATCTTCCTGCGCGGCCATAACCTGCCCGGTGGCGGCTTTATTGCCGGGCTGATCACCGCCGTGGCGCTGATCCTGCAATACGTGGCCAGTGGCGAGAAATGGACCACCGAACGTTGGGGTGTGAACTATCACCACCTTGCCGGTTGGGGTGTGATTATTGCTGGCTTGACTGGTTTGGGTAGCCTGTTCTGGGGTTATCCGTTCCTGACCAGCTCATTCGGTTATTTCAATATTCCCTTGATCGGCAAGACCGAGCTGGCAACCGCCATGCTCTTCGATCTGGGCGTGTATCTAACAGTGGTAGGAGCGACATTGTTGATTCTGGCCAATCTGGGCAAACTCTCGACCGGCCGCGCAACCCAGGAGGCCGACTGA
- the mnhG gene encoding monovalent cation/H(+) antiporter subunit G: MNAFLAIAGSAFILLGALFSLLGALGVWRLPDAYTRMHSASKAGALGAILILLGVLFATAGMAWVETLLAIAVLLVTAPMAAHAISRAGHMAGVRPKVGPLGDALERAKDRVNDPQ, translated from the coding sequence ATGAACGCGTTTCTCGCAATAGCCGGATCAGCGTTCATATTGCTCGGCGCACTGTTCAGTCTGCTCGGTGCGCTCGGTGTTTGGCGTCTACCGGATGCCTATACCCGCATGCATTCGGCAAGTAAGGCCGGCGCGCTGGGCGCGATACTGATATTGCTTGGCGTATTGTTTGCCACCGCTGGTATGGCCTGGGTGGAGACGCTGCTGGCGATAGCGGTATTGCTGGTTACAGCGCCCATGGCTGCACACGCGATCTCCCGAGCCGGGCATATGGCCGGCGTCAGGCCCAAGGTTGGCCCTCTGGGTGATGCGTTGGAGCGTGCCAAGGATCGCGTCAACGACCCGCAGTAA
- a CDS encoding monovalent cation/H+ antiporter complex subunit F gives MIVTLAGAGWVLPLAGGMLVVSTLLIMWRLLIGPSRPDRAVAVDALTMIGVAGVAVLAMMSEQAVLLDVAIVLATVSFLGSVAFALLFTGTHSSDNPHGQPGGRPLERKNHEGEP, from the coding sequence ATGATTGTGACATTGGCGGGAGCTGGCTGGGTCTTGCCGCTGGCCGGTGGCATGCTGGTCGTCAGTACGCTGCTGATCATGTGGCGTTTGCTGATAGGTCCGAGCAGGCCGGATCGCGCAGTCGCGGTCGATGCCTTGACCATGATCGGTGTGGCGGGGGTGGCTGTGCTGGCGATGATGAGTGAACAGGCTGTGTTGCTGGACGTAGCCATTGTTCTGGCGACCGTCAGCTTTCTCGGTAGTGTTGCCTTTGCGCTATTGTTCACCGGGACTCACAGCAGCGATAACCCACATGGCCAGCCGGGAGGCCGGCCCCTGGAGCGTAAGAACCACGAGGGGGAACCATGA
- a CDS encoding 1-acyl-sn-glycerol-3-phosphate acyltransferase, with translation MMGEFDAIRPYSDEEVPAVLDRLLQDRDLLGMLARYRFPTLTRWMPGVMMRLVEAGLRRESKGISSVEALQHKLEPYMTRLIERSAIQVTYSGLEHLRKDRAHLFLANHRDIVMDPAFVNYALYHAGHPTPRIAIGDNLLQRPFVSDLMRLNKSFIVHRSVSGRREKLAVYQSLSAYINHSITTGHSIWIAQAEGRAKDGQDETDTAIIKMLCMSRKSEPFTEVLASLNLVPVSIAYEWDPCDQMKARELEQRERTGSYTKEPGEDDRSIAMGLTGYKGRVHVAFGTPLDQPLADAKAVAKEVDRQILSNYRLYPSNYLAFEQLPDAPPIDIGQWREEFDSATLAMEQHRFEQRLAACTEAQRPWWLLQYANPVISRARSLQLGADQAEQ, from the coding sequence ATTATGGGTGAGTTCGACGCGATAAGACCGTACTCCGACGAGGAGGTACCCGCGGTGCTTGATCGCTTGCTGCAAGATCGCGATCTGCTGGGTATGTTGGCGCGCTACCGTTTCCCCACGCTGACGCGCTGGATGCCGGGCGTCATGATGCGCTTGGTAGAAGCCGGCCTGCGCCGTGAGAGCAAGGGTATCAGCAGCGTCGAAGCGCTGCAGCACAAGCTCGAACCGTACATGACCCGGTTGATCGAACGCAGTGCGATTCAGGTGACCTATAGTGGCCTGGAGCACTTGCGCAAGGATCGTGCGCATCTGTTTTTAGCCAATCACCGCGATATCGTCATGGACCCGGCTTTCGTCAATTATGCGCTCTACCATGCCGGGCACCCGACGCCGCGCATCGCCATCGGCGATAACCTGCTGCAACGGCCCTTCGTCAGCGATCTGATGCGCCTGAACAAAAGTTTTATCGTGCACCGGTCTGTCAGCGGACGCCGCGAGAAGCTGGCGGTGTATCAATCGCTGTCGGCGTATATCAACCATTCGATCACCACCGGCCACTCGATCTGGATCGCTCAGGCGGAAGGCCGGGCCAAGGATGGGCAGGATGAAACGGATACCGCGATCATCAAGATGCTGTGCATGAGTCGCAAGTCAGAACCCTTTACTGAAGTGCTGGCCTCGCTGAACCTGGTGCCGGTGTCCATCGCCTATGAATGGGACCCCTGTGACCAGATGAAGGCGCGCGAACTGGAACAGCGTGAGCGTACCGGCAGCTATACAAAGGAACCCGGTGAGGACGATCGCTCAATTGCCATGGGCCTGACCGGCTATAAGGGCCGGGTGCATGTGGCATTTGGCACGCCGCTGGATCAACCCCTGGCAGACGCCAAAGCCGTAGCGAAAGAGGTCGATCGGCAGATTCTGTCCAATTACCGACTGTATCCGAGCAATTATCTGGCCTTCGAGCAATTGCCGGATGCACCGCCGATCGACATCGGTCAGTGGCGCGAAGAGTTCGATTCCGCGACCCTGGCGATGGAACAGCACCGATTCGAGCAACGTCTGGCCGCATGCACGGAGGCGCAACGGCCATGGTGGTTATTGCAGTATGCGAACCCGGTCATCAGCCGGGCGCGCTCGTTACAATTGGGTGCTGATCAGGCTGAGCAGTAG
- the mbhE gene encoding hydrogen gas-evolving membrane-bound hydrogenase subunit E produces MLACLLATLINGLCAPFVWRLSRGHAGLLLAIVPAACFTWFALQIPEVAGGSSIFESWAWVPVLDVALGLRLDGLALLFALLITGIGSLIVMYSGAYLHDHPQLGRFYAYLLVFMMAMLGLVLADDLIAMFVFWELTSIASYLLISFNHEKPASRRAALQALLITGGGGLALLAGLVLLGIAADTWQFSQLQAELVQAHALFPAIMVLVLIGCFTKSAQFPFHLWLPNAMNAPTPVSAYLHSATMVKAGIYLLARLNPTLGGGLGWSTVLITLGALTALLGAVLAIRQYDLKRMLAYTTVTVLGQLTMLIGTNTSYGLQAFVLYLVAHSFYKGALFMAVGAIDHSTGTRDIRRLGGLFALMPLTGIAVGLAAFSNAGLPPFFGFIAKEFKYAGLIEMGAIGWTVTLVMVVTNALLVAAAGLIFFKTFFGARGSWDSQPHEVGPFMLAGPLLLAVGGFGLGAWNQWPETWLVNTAVQAAASGEVDVKLYLWGGITPALIASALTLGLGTVFYFRADKVRTLAGQLGSVWRFSGDLLWDKSLKRVFQFASSVAGLFQHGSLRLHMALMTLVVSISVLGGLLMMNAQPFDGHAVSAVSLPGVIGCMLALGGAAGAAFMAGRLALVASLGASGLGLALFFVSINAPDVALTQLMVETLTVVFLAMVLRRMPMVPASGDNGLGTNIWHAGVAVLFGLAVSLLIMTAVSQPLPGDLADWFLANSLPAGYGSNVVNVILVDFRAVDTLGEILVVAIAALAASTLLGAGQMQEQKPQGLPEFGSILLRQGMRPLATILLVVSLAILWRGHNLPGGGFIGGLVAATGFTLMVVTFGRGIQRGLSRIAPTTIIGLGLACAVGAGIFGLVSASAFMTGFWIEPFGLKLGTPLLFDVGVFLTVFGSVMHMVRNLIGRAA; encoded by the coding sequence ATGTTGGCCTGCCTGCTGGCCACACTGATCAACGGTTTGTGCGCACCCTTTGTATGGCGTCTTTCAAGAGGTCATGCGGGTCTGCTGTTGGCGATAGTGCCTGCTGCCTGTTTCACCTGGTTTGCACTGCAGATCCCCGAGGTTGCGGGCGGCAGCTCGATCTTCGAGAGCTGGGCCTGGGTGCCGGTTCTGGATGTGGCGCTGGGATTACGCTTGGATGGGCTGGCGCTGCTGTTCGCTCTGCTGATCACCGGTATCGGCAGCCTGATAGTGATGTACTCCGGCGCCTACTTGCACGATCATCCGCAGCTCGGCCGCTTCTACGCCTACCTGTTGGTGTTCATGATGGCCATGCTTGGGCTGGTGCTGGCCGATGACCTGATCGCGATGTTCGTGTTCTGGGAACTGACCAGTATTGCCAGTTACCTGCTGATCAGTTTCAACCATGAAAAGCCGGCCTCCCGGCGTGCAGCCCTGCAGGCATTGCTGATCACCGGCGGTGGCGGCTTGGCGCTGCTGGCCGGGTTGGTTCTGCTGGGTATTGCCGCTGATACGTGGCAGTTCTCTCAGTTGCAGGCCGAGCTGGTACAGGCCCACGCTTTGTTTCCTGCGATCATGGTGCTGGTGCTGATTGGCTGTTTTACCAAGTCCGCGCAGTTCCCGTTCCACCTCTGGCTCCCCAACGCGATGAATGCACCTACGCCGGTGTCTGCGTATCTGCATTCGGCAACCATGGTCAAGGCCGGCATCTACCTGCTGGCCCGGCTTAATCCGACGCTGGGTGGGGGGTTGGGCTGGAGTACGGTGCTGATCACGCTGGGTGCATTGACCGCATTACTCGGCGCGGTTCTGGCGATCCGTCAGTACGATCTCAAGCGCATGCTTGCCTACACCACGGTCACCGTGCTGGGTCAGTTGACCATGCTGATCGGTACCAACACCAGTTACGGTCTGCAGGCATTCGTGCTGTATCTGGTTGCGCATTCGTTCTACAAGGGCGCGCTGTTTATGGCCGTCGGTGCGATAGATCACTCTACCGGCACACGGGATATCCGCCGGCTTGGCGGGCTCTTTGCGCTCATGCCGCTGACGGGCATTGCCGTGGGCCTTGCCGCCTTTTCCAATGCAGGGTTGCCCCCTTTTTTCGGGTTTATCGCCAAGGAATTCAAATACGCCGGTCTGATCGAAATGGGCGCGATTGGCTGGACGGTAACGCTGGTAATGGTCGTGACCAATGCTCTGTTGGTCGCCGCCGCAGGTTTGATTTTCTTCAAAACCTTTTTTGGCGCGCGGGGTAGCTGGGATAGTCAGCCCCACGAAGTTGGCCCCTTTATGCTGGCGGGACCATTGCTGTTGGCGGTCGGCGGATTTGGCCTGGGCGCCTGGAATCAATGGCCGGAAACCTGGCTGGTGAATACTGCAGTGCAGGCAGCGGCCAGCGGTGAAGTAGATGTGAAACTGTATCTGTGGGGCGGCATTACGCCTGCGCTCATCGCCAGCGCGTTGACCTTGGGGCTGGGGACGGTGTTCTATTTCCGCGCCGACAAGGTTCGCACTTTGGCCGGCCAGCTGGGTAGCGTCTGGCGGTTTAGTGGTGACCTGCTCTGGGACAAGTCGCTCAAGCGCGTGTTTCAGTTCGCCAGTTCGGTCGCCGGACTGTTTCAGCATGGCTCCCTGCGGTTGCATATGGCTTTAATGACGCTGGTGGTCAGCATCAGTGTGCTTGGCGGGCTGCTAATGATGAACGCGCAACCGTTCGATGGCCATGCGGTATCCGCGGTTTCGCTGCCAGGAGTGATCGGCTGCATGTTGGCATTAGGCGGGGCAGCAGGCGCGGCCTTTATGGCCGGCCGTCTGGCCCTGGTGGCCTCGCTGGGTGCCAGCGGTCTCGGTCTGGCACTGTTTTTTGTTTCGATCAATGCGCCGGATGTGGCGTTGACGCAGCTGATGGTGGAAACCCTCACCGTGGTATTCCTGGCCATGGTGCTAAGGCGCATGCCGATGGTCCCGGCCAGCGGCGACAACGGGCTGGGTACCAACATCTGGCATGCCGGGGTGGCGGTACTGTTTGGCTTGGCTGTCAGCCTGTTGATCATGACAGCAGTCAGTCAGCCGCTGCCGGGTGATCTGGCTGACTGGTTCCTGGCCAACAGCTTGCCCGCTGGCTATGGCAGCAATGTGGTTAACGTGATTCTGGTGGATTTTCGTGCGGTAGATACCCTGGGCGAGATTCTGGTGGTGGCGATTGCCGCCCTTGCGGCGTCGACGCTTCTGGGTGCTGGTCAGATGCAAGAGCAGAAGCCGCAGGGGCTGCCGGAGTTTGGTTCAATTTTGCTGCGCCAGGGCATGCGCCCGCTGGCGACCATTTTGTTAGTGGTCTCGCTGGCCATCCTCTGGCGCGGGCACAATTTGCCCGGTGGCGGCTTTATTGGCGGCCTGGTCGCGGCCACAGGCTTTACCCTGATGGTGGTGACCTTCGGTCGTGGCATCCAGCGTGGGCTGTCGCGCATCGCGCCAACCACGATTATCGGCTTGGGCCTGGCCTGTGCGGTGGGTGCTGGGATATTTGGTCTGGTCTCGGCGTCAGCCTTTATGACCGGGTTCTGGATTGAACCCTTCGGGCTGAAGTTGGGCACGCCCCTGTTGTTTGATGTCGGTGTATTTCTGACGGTTTTCGGCTCGGTCATGCATATGGTGCGCAATTTGATCGGGAGGGCTGCCTGA
- a CDS encoding proton-conducting transporter membrane subunit — protein MNTLIVLPILIPLTTLLLALLGKRYHAWVTAVSLTGALLLVLTGLYLVALAAEGTVLSAQMGGWVAPYGISLVIDRLSAVMVAITGVIGLATLIYCFRQPMPANFLRDTHLFVQGLLAGICGAFITADVFNLYVWFEVLLIGSFALIALGGGERRLSGAMTYLVLNMLATLLFLLAAGLVYGATGTLNMGELALLFRAGEASDGAWLGVILMLVSFSIKAALFPLFGWLPASYHVAWTPVSALFAGLLTKVGVYALIRLVTLLWPEPGVVHSVLLWVACATMIIGVLGAAAQTEVRRILSFHIVSQVGYMILGLALATPLALAGAVFYLIHHIVVKANLFFVGGIAARITGSERLAAMGGLYGRAPMLAIMFAIPALSLAGIPPLSGFWAKFVLVKASLEAGVWVAAFFALFTGIFTLLSMSKIWNESFLKAHPQPELLGAAGNGPRGAWITVGALALITVAIGLGAGPVMDYAMAASDQLIEAPAYLQLLDGQPLKGRGD, from the coding sequence ATGAACACGCTTATCGTGCTGCCGATCCTTATTCCGCTAACCACGTTACTCCTGGCCTTGTTGGGTAAACGCTATCACGCCTGGGTGACGGCCGTTAGCTTGACTGGCGCGCTGTTGCTGGTGCTGACCGGTCTTTATCTGGTGGCGCTCGCGGCCGAGGGCACGGTATTGAGCGCGCAGATGGGTGGTTGGGTCGCGCCATACGGTATCAGTCTGGTGATCGACCGGCTGTCTGCAGTGATGGTCGCGATTACTGGGGTAATTGGCCTGGCCACCCTGATTTATTGCTTCCGGCAGCCAATGCCGGCGAATTTCCTGCGAGATACGCATTTGTTCGTGCAGGGCTTGCTCGCCGGCATCTGTGGTGCCTTCATTACTGCTGATGTGTTCAACCTGTATGTCTGGTTTGAAGTCCTGCTGATTGGCTCGTTTGCGCTGATCGCGCTGGGCGGTGGCGAGCGGCGTTTGTCCGGCGCCATGACCTATCTGGTCTTGAATATGCTGGCGACCCTGCTGTTTCTGCTCGCTGCCGGGTTGGTCTACGGCGCCACCGGCACCTTGAACATGGGTGAACTGGCGCTGCTGTTCCGCGCCGGGGAGGCCAGTGATGGCGCCTGGTTGGGCGTGATTCTGATGTTGGTGTCATTCTCGATCAAGGCCGCATTGTTCCCGTTGTTCGGCTGGTTGCCGGCCAGTTACCACGTGGCCTGGACGCCTGTCTCGGCACTCTTTGCCGGGCTGCTGACCAAGGTCGGGGTGTACGCCTTGATTCGTCTGGTCACGCTGCTCTGGCCGGAACCGGGTGTGGTGCATTCCGTGCTGTTGTGGGTGGCCTGCGCAACCATGATTATCGGCGTGCTGGGGGCTGCGGCGCAGACCGAAGTGCGGCGCATACTGTCCTTCCACATTGTCAGCCAGGTCGGCTACATGATCCTCGGCCTGGCCTTGGCGACGCCGTTGGCGTTGGCGGGGGCAGTGTTTTATTTGATCCACCACATTGTAGTCAAAGCCAACCTGTTCTTTGTTGGTGGTATTGCTGCGCGTATTACCGGCTCCGAGCGCTTGGCAGCCATGGGTGGACTGTATGGGCGTGCGCCGATGCTGGCGATTATGTTCGCCATTCCGGCATTGTCGCTGGCTGGTATACCGCCGTTGTCCGGCTTTTGGGCGAAGTTCGTGCTGGTCAAGGCGAGCCTGGAAGCCGGCGTCTGGGTCGCCGCGTTCTTCGCGCTGTTCACTGGCATATTCACTTTATTGTCGATGAGCAAGATCTGGAACGAAAGCTTCCTCAAGGCGCACCCGCAACCGGAGTTGCTGGGCGCGGCGGGGAATGGACCCCGCGGCGCCTGGATCACGGTGGGCGCTTTGGCGCTGATAACTGTAGCCATCGGCCTGGGAGCTGGGCCTGTGATGGATTACGCCATGGCGGCTTCTGATCAGCTCATCGAAGCGCCGGCCTACTTGCAGCTGCTTGACGGGCAGCCGTTGAAAGGGAGGGGCGACTAA
- a CDS encoding Na+/H+ antiporter subunit E, whose product MVYVHLLLASVLAAFFAALSPLYWLFAFAALYPLFRLCGLFHHASGVYALRIEAGLVFVPWFTWQVFSASLDVAKIVLNPRYQIEPAVVRVPVHSRDKRLITLLGCLLTLTPGTLALDYRATTGDMFVHVLDTRSADAVIAAIGEIERRLLRWVQPLGAEK is encoded by the coding sequence ATGGTGTATGTGCATTTGCTATTGGCCAGCGTCCTTGCAGCCTTTTTCGCGGCGCTGAGCCCACTTTACTGGTTGTTCGCCTTCGCCGCGTTGTATCCATTGTTCAGGCTCTGCGGATTGTTTCATCATGCCAGCGGCGTTTATGCGCTGCGTATAGAGGCGGGCCTGGTGTTTGTACCCTGGTTTACCTGGCAGGTGTTCAGCGCCTCGCTGGATGTGGCCAAGATTGTGCTGAACCCGCGTTACCAGATCGAACCTGCGGTCGTGCGCGTTCCGGTGCATAGCCGTGACAAACGATTAATCACGCTGCTGGGCTGCTTGCTGACGCTGACGCCGGGTACCCTGGCCCTCGACTACCGCGCAACTACCGGGGATATGTTCGTGCATGTACTGGATACCCGCTCGGCCGATGCCGTTATCGCTGCCATCGGCGAGATCGAACGACGCTTATTGCGCTGGGTGCAGCCGTTGGGAGCAGAAAAATGA